A window of the Lactuca sativa cultivar Salinas chromosome 5, Lsat_Salinas_v11, whole genome shotgun sequence genome harbors these coding sequences:
- the LOC111898400 gene encoding uncharacterized protein LOC111898400: MRPVTDPWFSDFLLRVGDGNEEIMDENFICIPDDMAIKYTNKANSMDALIDAIFLSLQSNEADSEFIISRAILTTKNESVDEINDQMIERFSGEKKVYYSFDEAEDDSNNLYLTEFLNSLNVSGLSPHYIRAFQQNVIDTEIIVGQHAGKRVFLPRIPLCPSDDEMLPFKLKRKQFPVRLSFSMTINKAQRQTISNVGVYLPDSIFSHEQLYVTLSRGISRVNTKVLVKPEKTFDHDAIYTSNVVYKEVLCD; encoded by the exons ATGAGACCAGTAACTGACCCATGGTTTTCAGATTTTTTATTAcgggttggtgatggaaatgagGAAATTATGGACGAGAACTTTATTTGCATACCTGATGACATGGCTATTAAATACACTAATAAAGCTAACTCAATGGATGCTCTTATTGATGCAATCTTTCTTTCTCTGCAATCCAACGAAGCTGATTCAGAATTTATCATTTCGAGGGCGATATTGACAACTAAAAATGAAAGTGTTGATGAGATAAATGACCAAATGATCGAGCGGTTTTCAGGAGAGAAAAAAGTTTACTACAGTTTTGATGAAGCGGAAGATGATAGTAATAACTTATATCTGACGGAGTTCTTGAACTCACTGAATGTTAGTGGTCTTTCCCCTCATTATATTCG AGCTTTCCAGCAAAATGTCATTGATACAGAAATAATTGTTGGTCAACATGCTGGAAAAAGAGTGTTTTTGCCAAGAATTCCTCTATGTCCGTCTGATGATGAGATGCTCCCATTCAAATTGAAGAGAAAGCAATTTCCAGTTCGCCTTAGTTTCTCGATGACGATCAATAAAGCTCAAAGACAAACAATTTCAAACGTGGGAGTTTATCTACCAGACTCGATATTCTCACATGAACAACTTTATGTGACATTATCCAGAGGAATATCACGTGTTAATACAAAAGTATTAGTAAAGCCAGAAAAAACTTTCGATCATGATGCAATCTACACATCAAACGTAGTGTACAAAGAAGTCTTATGTGATTAA